A region of the uncultured Fibrobacter sp. genome:
CATTATGCGATTGTCAAGTGAAAGATGTGGGAATGAAATTTCGGGAAAATACCCTCGAAATGCAAACTGGTTTCTCTATAATTATAGACGTTTTAAACGGAATTTTTGTCGGCCTATTTTTGGAAAATTAAGTTTGCTTGACTAGTGCTTCTCGCCGGTTTATATTGTCGATGTTTGAAATATTCATCGACAATATCGACAGGGGAATGTACAATGGCCAAGCGCAAGCCGCTTAAGGACTGTATCGTGAAGCCGGGCGAAAAGAGCCCGTTTGCAAATTTGCTGGTGGATTTGGCTTTCAAGAAGGCTTTTGACCCGGACAAACCTTCAAGCCGTGAAAACCTAGTGAACCTGCTGAATGACCTGTTGGAACCGCAGCTCAAGCGGCCCATCAAGAACGTGTGGACTCGCAACGTGGCGAAAAACCTGAGCGGGAGCAGGGAATCCCGCACGGCGATTTTTGACTTGCATTGCGAAGACGACATGGGCAACCTCATTGAGATAGAGGTGCAAATTCGCAGGCAAGACCACTTCCTGAAAAGGCTAGCTTTCTACGCCAGCGAGATAATCGCGAATCAGGCAGAACCTGGCGACGAATGGGATTACGACATCAAGCCGACATACGTCATCGCACTTACTCAACACACGATGTTTGGTGATGATCGGATTGTCCATCGTGCTACGGTTACCGACCTGGATACGGGTGAACAGTTTCTGGACACATTCAATTTCACTGCCATCGAACTTTCGAAGGTTCCCTTCTTCATTGAGCCTGGCTCTTCTAGTCTTCGCAAGTGGCTTTTCTTTTTGCGTTTCTTAGATAAGCTCAAGGAACTGCCTGCCGAACTGGACGAGAAAAAATTCGAACAGTTGACGGAAAGTTCAAAAGTGTCTAAATTCAGTAAAGAAGAATTCGAGGCTTACCAGAAAGTGTATCACGAAAAATGGGACCATAACGTCATGGTGAAGGGCGTATTCGAGGAATTCGCGGATGAGATCAACGCGAAGGTTGCCGAGAGCGTTTCTGAAAAAACTCGCGAAATTGCCCGGAAGATGAAATCCAAGAATATGCCGGTTGAACAGATTGCTGAGTTGACCGGCTTCTCCGTGGAAGAAATCAGTAATCTTTAATTTCCCTTCTTCTCTTTACACTGCGCGGAATCCGTCGTCGCCGAGGTCGATTTTCCCTTCGCGGAAGAGCGTCCCGAGAATCTTCTTGAATGTCTTTTTCGACATGCCGAATTCTTCGCGGATGGTGTCCGGGTCGGTGTGGTCGCCGTAGGGGAGGAATCCGCCTGCTTCGGCGAGTTTCTGCATGATGGCGTCGGGGCTGTCGCTCTTCATGAGTCCCTTGTAGCCAACGGGCGTCAGGTTGAGCGTGATTTTTCCGTCGCTGGTGAAGCGCTGGATAAAGCCGGGCATCGTGTCGCCGATGTAG
Encoded here:
- a CDS encoding Rpn family recombination-promoting nuclease/putative transposase, whose protein sequence is MAKRKPLKDCIVKPGEKSPFANLLVDLAFKKAFDPDKPSSRENLVNLLNDLLEPQLKRPIKNVWTRNVAKNLSGSRESRTAIFDLHCEDDMGNLIEIEVQIRRQDHFLKRLAFYASEIIANQAEPGDEWDYDIKPTYVIALTQHTMFGDDRIVHRATVTDLDTGEQFLDTFNFTAIELSKVPFFIEPGSSSLRKWLFFLRFLDKLKELPAELDEKKFEQLTESSKVSKFSKEEFEAYQKVYHEKWDHNVMVKGVFEEFADEINAKVAESVSEKTREIARKMKSKNMPVEQIAELTGFSVEEISNL